A region from the Deltaproteobacteria bacterium genome encodes:
- a CDS encoding adenylate/guanylate cyclase domain-containing protein, translated as MQRFSSLVTDIALAHCGDVKDYEGDGALLYFGSLTQAARAALAVRDALGAEQWTGETPVLARLSLNVGEVTIGVIGSAQRRSVTLLGPCVHLAARLLKEITPGGIIAPHAAVTRLHHEAPEIASQFHLWGTSMVVRGFEKQCVTAYYIPPNSSHR; from the coding sequence ATGCAACGCTTTAGCTCACTCGTGACCGACATCGCCCTGGCGCACTGTGGAGACGTGAAAGATTACGAAGGCGATGGCGCGCTGCTCTACTTTGGCTCGCTTACCCAGGCTGCACGCGCTGCATTAGCTGTGCGTGATGCGTTGGGCGCTGAACAATGGACCGGAGAGACTCCTGTGCTCGCACGCCTCAGTCTCAATGTTGGCGAGGTCACCATTGGGGTGATCGGCTCGGCGCAGCGTCGTTCTGTCACACTCCTGGGCCCCTGCGTCCATTTGGCTGCTCGTCTCCTCAAAGAAATCACACCGGGTGGAATTATTGCCCCACACGCGGCAGTCACGCGACTGCACCACGAAGCCCCCGAGATTGCCTCGCAGTTTCACCTGTGGGGCACTAGTATGGTCGTACGCGGCTTCGAGAAACAGTGTGTGACAGCGTATTATATCCCTCCCAACTCTTCTCACCGTTAA
- a CDS encoding enoyl-CoA hydratase/isomerase family protein — MDYSRYHYISVERKDKVLVVALNRPESLNAINAALHTELSQIFADIAQDKEAEAVVLTGKGRAFCAGGDIKWFTDMTTAQLDALFLEARKIIIDMLEVEQPIIAAVNGPATGLGATLALFSDVIFAADNAKIGDPHVRVGVVAGDGGAIIWPWLVGAARAKELLMTGDIISAAEAERIGLVNHVVPADQLIDKAMALATRLANGPTKAIRWTKVSVNKILRDTANLVLDTSLALEKHCFHTEDHKEAIRSFVEKREPKFTGR; from the coding sequence ATGGATTACAGCCGTTATCACTACATCAGTGTCGAACGCAAGGACAAAGTGCTGGTTGTCGCTCTGAACCGCCCAGAATCACTCAATGCGATTAACGCGGCGCTGCACACCGAGCTCTCGCAAATCTTCGCTGACATTGCCCAAGATAAAGAAGCTGAAGCGGTGGTGCTGACCGGCAAGGGCAGGGCGTTCTGTGCTGGTGGCGACATCAAATGGTTCACCGACATGACGACCGCGCAACTCGATGCGTTGTTTCTTGAAGCGCGCAAAATCATCATCGACATGCTCGAAGTCGAACAGCCGATTATCGCCGCGGTGAACGGCCCGGCCACAGGGCTCGGTGCCACGTTGGCATTGTTCTCGGATGTGATCTTCGCGGCAGATAATGCGAAAATTGGTGATCCGCATGTGCGCGTTGGTGTGGTCGCAGGAGACGGGGGCGCGATCATTTGGCCGTGGTTAGTTGGGGCTGCGCGTGCCAAGGAGTTGTTGATGACCGGAGATATTATTTCTGCCGCTGAAGCGGAACGCATCGGCTTAGTGAATCACGTCGTGCCGGCTGACCAACTCATCGATAAAGCGATGGCATTGGCGACACGTTTAGCCAATGGACCGACCAAGGCGATTCGTTGGACGAAAGTATCGGTCAATAAAATTCTGCGAGATACCGCTAACCTCGTACTCGACACGTCGCTGGCGTTAGAGAAGCATTGCTTCCATACTGAGGATCATAAAGAAGCCATTCGTTCATTCGTCGAGAAACGCGAGCCGAAGTTTACGGGACGATAG